The DNA region GCTATATGAGATAAATATTTTAAATCTCTAAACTCTTTTTTATTAAGATGTTTTACTTGTTGTTTTAATGTTAAATACATATAATCACCTCCTTTTCTTGAGATAATTATATCATATTTTTATTACATATCCAATTGAAAAAGTAATTTTTATTATTTATTTTCAAATATTTTTAAAGTTTTTAAAACCCCACAACAGTGGGAAGTATTGTTCACATAAGTTCGCTACTACTTATGCAGTTCTCCCGATTATTTACTCATTAGCTTTGCTAATTGGGTAATATATCTTGAACTTCTTAATATTTCTATTAAGCACAGACTATATCTTATCCATAGTGTATTTCAACACCTTAGGCGAAACCACTTCCAATACCAAACGCTTGTATTGTACTCCCCTCACGAGGGATAGTCGTTGAACTTTCCTTTTCAGGCTTAGCTGCTGATTGTCTATTATCTTAACACTTAGGCTTTAACCTTATGCCATCTAACATATTTTTTCTGCTTTCGCTACTATCACACTTGCCTCTATCTCCTTAACTTGTTAAGGAGTAAGATTGCTATGTTGTAGTTATGTTAGCTTTAAGAGTTCCCAGCAATTCAGTTTCTTTGTTGCACGGTTTTTCTCCGTGTCTACATACAAGTTTCCCTATATACTTACTAAAATTTTCGTGCAATTCATCTCACGACTGGACATTATTCCTCCTTAACAAGTTAAGGAGCTTAGCCTTGTGTCGCGAGTGTTCTTGCACTATTTAATAAAAACTCCTATACCTATTATAGGCATTTCTATTCCGTTATTTAATTTGACAGTTCTTTTTTGAAAGTCAAACTTATTTGTTGCTCCAAAACTCAGTAAACTCAAACAAAACATTAAAATTGTAATTAACAAACTTTTTTTCATATTTCACCTCTTTCAATTTTAAAAAACATTGTAACTTTTACTTCAATCATTCTAACTTATATTTTTACAATATTAACATATAGAGTTAACTCAAAGTCAATATTTTTTTTACCATTCTAAAGGTAAATTAAATATTTCTGTGTTACTTTCTGGCTCTTGTATTCTTCTGAAACCTTCATTCCAAGGTACAGATAGTTTTCCTGATTTTACTTCTTCAAAATATTTATAAGGTAATAATGACAAATTTAATGTTGATGGAGTTTTTTCTCCATAAACTATTTTATATTCTCCACCTAAAACTGTTTTTTCTTGTGTTTTTGTCAATCCCCAAGGTTCTGTATCATTTGTTAATGGGATACCATTTTCATCTCCTAATTTTTTAGAAGTTTGTGTTGTTATTTCTAATTTTAAACTATGTCCTGGTTTTATTCCATATTGTCTTGGGGCTAATGCTAAATCAAATTTATATATTTGATTTGGTTTTAACAAACTATCTTTTTTCAATGCTAACCAAGGCCAAATAACAACTCCATTTTTATCTACCCATGAATTATCTTTATTTAATTCACGTAAACTTCCTATCATTGCTCCTCTTGTAATCAATTCTTCTTTTCCATCAGGTGCTACATCATACAAATGTCCTATTAAAACTATATTTTGATTATTTGATTTTGCATATATAGTTGCACTCATTGCACCAGATATAGTTGCTCCTTCCTCAAAAGGTTTAGAAGTATAAACTAATTTACCATTTTTTTCATCTGGTTGAGTGTATTTTAATATATCTTCTCCATTTTCTGAATTAGCACCTAATGTTAAATTATTTCCAAATTTTAATTGAGTAGCTTCTTCTACTTCTGTGAAACCTTTTAAATTTATCCATCTATTAGTTCCTGATTCAAATGCATGCATTGGAGTTTCAGTATTTTGTATACCTGTATTTTCTCCTTTTACCCAAGTATCAAACCATTGAAGTATTAGTCCCATATCTAAACCTTCTCCATGTGCCCAACCTCCCATAATTATTTGATAACGAGGAGATGTTTTTTGTCCTTTTACCATAGGTAAGCCTACTGCTCTTCCTGCATAAGCATTTTGTAAAGCTGTATAAGCTCTTACAGTTCCTGTTTCAACAATATCTTTCCAACCTGCCCATAATAATACTGGCACATCATTATCTACTATTTTTTTTGCCAATGACAAACTTTCTCTTTGACTCCAATATTCTCTTTCATAAGCTAAATCTTCACCATTTAACACACTATTTGAAACTTTTTCAAAAAATCTTTTTACTGCTGGTGTTTCTCCAACTAATTGAGTTCCTAATGCTTTAAATTGCCACATACTCATTGATGGCATTCCACCTATTATCCATGATTGAGTATGCATATTTCCCAATCCAGAAGCAGATGCTACAACTGCTTTAAGTGGAGAATTTTTACCTACATAAGCAGTATCTGTCAATGCTATTGCTCCTGGCCAAGAACAACCCATCAATGCAATTCTTCCATCTGAACCTTCTAATTTATGTGCTGCCCAATCTATTATATTTTTTCCATCTTGTCCTTCTCTTGCAGATAAAAATTGTACTTCTCCTTGAGATTTTCCTGTTCCTCTTGCACGAACAAAAAGTGAAATATACCCATGTTCTGTAAAATATGTATTTATTCTTACTGGTGCAGCAAATTGTTCATAAGGCATATGCTCAATTACTACTGGAAATTTTCCTTCAACTCTCTTTCCTGTTTTTAAATCTGTTGGGTAAGCGACTACTCCATTTAAAATTATTCCATCATCCATTGGGATACTTACATCTTCTACTATTTCATATCCATATTTAGCAGACCCTGGACTCCATTTTCCTCCTGGATAAGTCCTTTCCTTATACACATAATTATTATTTTTTTCACTACCAGTATATAATACTGATGTATCTGTTTTGGTTTCTGCAAACAAAATGCTACTTAAAAACATTAATCCAATTAATATTTTTTTTATCATTTAAAAATCCTCCTTCCTATTTCATTTCTTCTGTTGTAGTCCACATAAAGTTTGATATTCTATTTTCTATATACCATTTTCCATTAATTTTTCTATATTTATCTTGATATCTTACTCCTGATGTTCTTTTTATTTTTTTTCCATTTTCTTCTTTTATTAAAACAACTTGACAATAATTAATTCCATCTGCTACATCTCCATCTATATTTACTGTTTGTTGTCCATTTATATGATAAACAACTTCAAACTGTGATAAAAATGCTTTAAATGCTTTTCCTATATCTTCTCTTCCTGTAAATTTTGCTCCTAACATTCCATCTTGAATAGATTGAACATTAGCATTTTCTGTAAATAACAATACTTGTTTATCAA from Fusobacterium simiae includes:
- a CDS encoding nuclear transport factor 2 family protein, whose amino-acid sequence is MDLKRIIFLLLMVLSFSVFAKNTANKKSTDELQEIKDRLELQNLVYTFSTLSDTKDVDKQVLLFTENANVQSIQDGMLGAKFTGREDIGKAFKAFLSQFEVVYHINGQQTVNIDGDVADGINYCQVVLIKEENGKKIKRTSGVRYQDKYRKINGKWYIENRISNFMWTTTEEMK
- a CDS encoding CocE/NonD family hydrolase → MIKKILIGLMFLSSILFAETKTDTSVLYTGSEKNNNYVYKERTYPGGKWSPGSAKYGYEIVEDVSIPMDDGIILNGVVAYPTDLKTGKRVEGKFPVVIEHMPYEQFAAPVRINTYFTEHGYISLFVRARGTGKSQGEVQFLSAREGQDGKNIIDWAAHKLEGSDGRIALMGCSWPGAIALTDTAYVGKNSPLKAVVASASGLGNMHTQSWIIGGMPSMSMWQFKALGTQLVGETPAVKRFFEKVSNSVLNGEDLAYEREYWSQRESLSLAKKIVDNDVPVLLWAGWKDIVETGTVRAYTALQNAYAGRAVGLPMVKGQKTSPRYQIIMGGWAHGEGLDMGLILQWFDTWVKGENTGIQNTETPMHAFESGTNRWINLKGFTEVEEATQLKFGNNLTLGANSENGEDILKYTQPDEKNGKLVYTSKPFEEGATISGAMSATIYAKSNNQNIVLIGHLYDVAPDGKEELITRGAMIGSLRELNKDNSWVDKNGVVIWPWLALKKDSLLKPNQIYKFDLALAPRQYGIKPGHSLKLEITTQTSKKLGDENGIPLTNDTEPWGLTKTQEKTVLGGEYKIVYGEKTPSTLNLSLLPYKYFEEVKSGKLSVPWNEGFRRIQEPESNTEIFNLPLEW